One stretch of Punica granatum isolate Tunisia-2019 chromosome 5, ASM765513v2, whole genome shotgun sequence DNA includes these proteins:
- the LOC116207071 gene encoding receptor protein kinase TMK1-like codes for MAAHAHGRRTMILVGLFLGVVSVAFSATDPKDLAVLKQFRDGLSNPELLQWPDGDNDPCGSRWKHVFCSGTRVSQIQVQNLGLKGPLPSSLNQLNALTDLGLQKNSFTGPIPSFSGLSALQKAYLDYNSFNSIPSDFFTGLDSLQFLALDGNALNSTAGWMFPDDLRNSAQLMNLTCNQCNLAGPLPDYLGSMASLSVLMLAGNSLSGQIPSSFANSSLEILWLNNQVGGGMTGPITVVASMGNLRSLWLHGNSFSGPIPSNIGDLVSLKDLNMNGNQLVGVVPDSLVNMELDSLNLNNNHLMGPTPKFKAGNSSCAANFFCLPSPGVPCNPQVMALIGFLDGVNYPSRLLNSWEGNDPCKGPWLGVGCGSNGKVSMINLPKNNLSGTLSPSVADLADLSSIRLSSNNLTGSIPASWTSLKSLTYLDLSNNDILPPLPKFSTSVKLMINGNPVNGDGKSVPAASPQSSTSPSGSGSPTGGGSSSSPTKGSGSTTSGSTTGSSKPKKLKPILVAIVAPVASLAVLIFLAVPLYFFCKKRKEAASQAPNSLVVYPRDPSDPDNIVKIAVASNTYGSTSLTGSGSQSRNSSGRREAHVIEAGNLVISVQVLRNVTKNFAPDNELGRGGFGVVYKGELDDGTKIAVKRMEAGVISNKALDEFQAEIAVLSKVRHRHLVSLLGYSTEGNERILVYEYMPQGALSKHLFHWKTLKLEPLSWKRRLNIALDVARGMEYLHSLAHQSFIHRDLKSSNILLGDDFKAKVSDFGLVKLAPDGEKSVVTRLAGTFGYLAPEYAVTGKITTKADVFSFGVVLMELLTGLMALDEERSEETQYLVGYFWNIKSNKEKLMAAIDPVLDRKEETFESIATISELAGHCTAREPGQRPDMSHAVNVLAPLVEKWKPIDDETEEYSGIDYSLPLNQMVKDWQEAEGKDLSYMDLDDSKGSIPARPTGFADSFTSTDAR; via the exons ATGGCGGCTCACGCTCATGGTCGTCGGACGATGATTCTTGTTGGCCTCTTTCTTGGGGTGGTCTCGGTGGCTTTTTCAGCTACGGACCCGAAAGACCTGGCTGTGCTGAAGCAGTTCCGGGACGGGCTGAGCAACCCGGAGCTGCTGCAGTGGCCGGACGGCGACAATGACCCATGTGGGTCCCGCTGGAAGCACGTCTTCTGCAGTGGCACTAGGGTTTCCCAGATTCAGGTGCAGAACCTCGGCCTCAAGGGCCCGCTGCCCTCGAGCCTCAACCAGCTCAACGCCCTCACTGACCTCGGCCTCCAGAAGAACAGCTTCACCGGACCCATCCCGTCCTTCAGCGGCCTCTCGGCACTGCAGAAGGCCTACCTCGACTACAACAGCTTCAATTCCATCCCCTCGGATTTCTTCACGGGCCTCGACAGCTTGCAGTTCCTGGCCCTCGACGGGAATGCCTTGAATTCCACCGCCGGGTGGATGTTCCCCGACGACTTGCGGAACTCGGCACAGCTGATGAACCTCACCTGCAACCAGTGCAACTTGGCGGGTCCTCTGCCGGATTATCTCGGGAGCATGGCCTCCCTCTCTGTCCTGATGTTGGCTGGGAACTCTCTGTCTGGCCAAATTCCGTCGAGTTTCGCGAACTCGAGCCTGGAGATTCTCTGGCTGAATAATCAGGTAGGTGGCGGGATGACTGGCCCGATCACGGTTGTTGCCTCGATGGGGAACCTTAGGAGCCTCTGGCTCCACGGGAACAGCTTCTCGGGGCCGATCCCCAGCAACATTGGCGACTTGGTCTCACTAAAGGACCTCAATATGAACGGTAATCAGCTCGTCGGCGTGGTTCCTGATAGTTTGGTGAATATGGAGCTAGACAGTCTAAACTTGAACAATAACCACTTGATGGGCCCGACCCCAAAGTTCAAAGCAGGTAACTCGAGCTGTGCTGCGAACTTCTTCTGTTTGCCCTCCCCCGGGGTGCCCTGCAACCCTCAAGTTATGGCCTTGATCGGGTTCCTCGATGGGGTGAATTACCCCTCAAGGCTCCTGAATTCTTGGGAGGGAAACGATCCTTGCAAGGGGCCATGGCTCGGTGTGGGTTGCGGCAGCAATGGAAAAGTTTCGATGATAAATCTGCCCAAGAACAACCTTAGTGGTACGTTGAGTCCCTCGGTCGCGGACCTGGCGGATCTGTCCTCAATTCGACTCTCATCGAACAATTTAACTGGTTCAATTCCCGCAAGCTGGACTTCTTTAAAGTCCCTGACTTACTTGGATCTGAGCAACAATGACATTTTACCGCCTTTGCCGAAGTTTAGTACCTCTGTGAAGCTCATGATAAACGGTAATCCAGTGAATGGTGATGGCAAGTCTGTACCCGCTGCATCGCCTCAGAGCAGCACTTCACCGAGTGGCTCAGGCTCCCCGACTGGAGGTGGCTCATCCTCATCCCCCACAAAAGGCTCTGGCTCCACCACTTCAGGTTCAACCACTGGATCCAGCAAGCCAAAGAAACTCAAACCCATCCTAGTTGCTATTGTTGCCCCTGTTGCAAGTCTTGCAGTCCTGATATTCCTCGCCGTTCCTCTCTACTTCTTCTGcaagaagaggaaagaagCAGCCTCGCAAGCCCCAAACTCCCTTGTAGTCTACCCTCGGGACCCATCTGATCCCGACAACATAGTCAAGATTGCTGTTGCTAGCAACACGTATGGAAGCACCTCGCTCACGGGGAGCGGGTCTCAGAGCAGGAACAGCAGTGGACGTAGGGAGGCCCATGTGATTGAGGCTGGCAACCTTGTGATATCGGTCCAAGTGCTGAGGAATGTGACTAAGAACTTTGCTCCCGATAACGAGCTAGGCCGAGGAGGATTTGGTGTAGTCTACAAAGGGGAACTCGATGATGGAACGAAAATCGCagtgaagagaatggaggcaGGTGTGATAAGCAACAAAGCACTGGATGAATTTCAGGCTGAGATCGCAGTTCTCTCAAAGGTCAGGCACCGGCATCTAGTGTCCCTCTTAGGATACTCCACAGAAGGGAATGAGCGGATTCTCGTGTACGAGTATATGCCCCAGGGCGCTCTCAGCAAGCACCTCTTTCATTGGAAGACCCTGAAGCTGGAGCCCCTCTCATGGAAGAGGAGGCTGAACATTGCTTTGGATGTTGCTCGAGGAATGGAATACCTTCATAGTCTTGCGCACCAGAGCTTTATCCACAGGGATCTCAAGTCCTCGAATATCTTGCTCGGTGATGATTTTAAGGCAAAGGTCTCTGACTTTGGGCTCGTGAAACTTGCACCAGACGGGGAAAAGTCGGTTGTCACGAGGCTTGCTGGGACTTTTGGATATCTTGCACCAGAATATGCGG TCACTGGCAAAATCACGACCAAGGCGGACGTGTTCAGCTTTGGGGTTGTATTGATGGAGCTACTGACCGGGCTTATGGCCCTGGATGAGGAGAGGTCAGAGGAGACCCAGTACTTGGTGGGCTACTTCTGGAACATAAAGTCCAACAAGGAGAAGCTCATGGCTGCAATCGACCCCGTTCTCGATAGGAAGGAGGAGACGTTCGAGAGCATTGCCACGATCTCAGAGCTCGCTGGCCACTGCACAGCGAGGGAGCCAGGACAGCGGCCCGACATGAGCCATGCCGTGAACGTGCTGGCGCCGCTCGTCGAGAAGTGGAAGCCGATCGACGATGAGACGGAGGAGTACTCGGGGATCGACTACAGCCTCCCGCTAAATCAGATGGTGAAGGACTGGCAAGAGGCGGAAGGAAAGGACCTGAGCTATATGGACCTCGACGACAGCAAGGGGAGCATCCCCGCAAGGCCTACGGGATTCGCAGATTCCTTCACCTCCACCGATGCTCGGTAA
- the LOC116207072 gene encoding exocyst complex component EXO70A1, whose translation MGVPQTMESLKERAAFIRESLHKSQTITDSMVSILGSFDHRLSALETAMRPTQIRTHSIRRAHENIDKTLKVAEDVLVQYDLTRKAEAKILRGPHEDLESYLEAIDQLRSNIQFFSSNKGFKSSHGVLNHANSLLAKAISKLEDEFRQILTNHSKPVEPDRLFDCLPNNLRPSSASSGNQDDSRGKNQSEQDAKSLEKAVYTLPTLMPPRVLPLLHDLIQQMIQAGHQQQLFRIYGDIRASVVEQSLRKLGVEKLNKDDVQRMQWEVLEAKIGNWIHYMRIAVKLLFAAEKKICDQIFDGSDSLREQCFADVTMNSVAVLLSFGEAIAKSKRSPEKLFVLLDMYEIMRELQPEIATLFASKYCTEMRDSALNLTKRLAQTAQETFGDFEEAVEKDATKTSVLDGTVHPLTSYVINYVKFLFDYQSTLKQLFQEFDDNEPEAQLASLTTRIMTALQNNLDGKSKQYKDPALTQLFLMNNIHYIVRSVRRSEAKDLLGDDWVQIHRRIVQQHANQYKRISWAKILQCLTVQGVGADGSGSGGLSRAMVKDRFKTFNVHFEELHQRQSQWTVPDSELRESLRLAVAEVVLPAYRSFIKRCGPLIENGKNPQKYIRYSVEDLERMLNEFFEGKTWSEPKR comes from the exons ATGGGGGTTCCCCAGACGATGGAGAGCCTCAAGGAGAGAGCTGCATTCATAAGAGAGTCGCTGCATAAGAGCCAGACCATCACCGACAGCATGGTCTCCATCCTCGGCTCCTTCGACCACCGCCTCTCCGCCCTCGAGACAGCCATGCGCCCAACTCAG ATACGGACGCACTCCATTAGGAGGGCCCATGAGAACATCGACAAGACGCTGAAGGTCGCAGAGGATGTTCTGGTGCAGTACGATCTCACTCGCAAG GCGGAAGCGAAAATACTGAGGGGGCCGCACGAGGACTTAGAGAGCTACCTGGAAGCGATTGATCAGTTGAGAAGCAACATCCAATTCTTCAGCAGCAACAAGGGCTTTAAGAGCAGTCATGGAGTGCTCAACCACGCGAACAGCCTACTTGCCAAAGCTATATCGAAGCTAGAAGACGAGTTCAGACAGATTTTGACAAATCACAG CAAGCCTGTCGAACCTGATCGTCTTTTCGATTGCCTTCCCAACAATTTACGGCCATCATCAGCGTCATCTGGAAATCAAGATGATTCTAGGGGAAAGAATCAATCCGAGCAAGACGCTAAAAGCTTAGAAAAAGCAGTTTACACCCTTCCAACTCTTATGCCACCAAGGGTCCTCCCATTGTTGCACGATTTGATTCaacagatgattcaagcaggGCACCAGCAGCAGCTCTTCAGGATCTACGG GGATATTCGTGCTTCAGTTGTGGAGCAGAGTCTCCGGAAGCTAGGCGTAGAGAAGCTCAACAAAGATGACGTACAGAGAATGCAATGGGAGGTTTTAGAGGCTAAAATTGGAAATTGGATTCATTATATGCGCATTGCT GTCAAGCTTCTTTTTGCCGCGGAAAAGAAAATCTGTGATCAGATATTTGATGGCTCGGATTCGCTAAGAGAACAATGCTTTGCTGATGTAACTATGAATTCTGTTGCCGTTCTCCTCAGTTTTGGGGAGGCCATCGCTAAGAGTAAAAGGTCGCCTGAAAAGTTATTTGTGCTCTTGGACATGTATGAGATAATGAGAGAACTGCAGCCAGAG ATTGCTACACTTTTTGCTTCCAAATATTGCACTGAAATGCGGGACTCGGCTTTAAATTTGACTAAGCGGCTTGCTCAGACGGCCCAAGAGACTTTTGGTGATTTTGAGGAAGCAGTCGAGAAAGATGCCACAAAAACTTCCGTTCTCGATGGAACTGTTCATCCTCTAACCAGCTACGTGATAAATTACGTAAAATTCTTATTTGA CTATCAGTCAACACTGAAGCAACTTTTTCAGGAGTTTGATGACAACGAGCCCGAGGCTCAATTGGCCTCTCTAACTACAAGAATCATGACCGCTCTTCAGAATAACCTCGACGGGAAGTCTAAGCAATACAAAGATCCTGCCTTGACCCAGTTGTTCCTCATGAATAACATTCACTATATTGTGAGATCCGTAAGGAG GTCTGAGGCAAAGGACTTACTCGGGGATGACTGGGTGCAAATCCACCGGAGAATTGTACAGCAACACGCAAATCAGTACAAAAGGATTTCTTGGGCGAAG ATTCTGCAGTGCCTCACGGTACAGGGAGTTGGGGCAGACGGAAGTGGCAGCGGTGGACTCTCAAGAGCAATGGTGAAGGACAGATTTAAGACGTTCAATGTCCACTTCGAGGAGCTCCACCAGAGGCAGTCCCAATGGACAGTTCCCGACAGCGAGCTGCGTGAATCCCTAAGACTTGCTGTTGCGGAAGTTGTTTTACCCGCTTATAGATCGTTCATCAAACGCTGCGG GCCGCTCATAGAGAACGGAAAGAACCCACAGAAGTACATCAGGTATTCAGTCGAGGATCTAGAACGAATGCTGAACGAGTTCTTTGAGGGCAAGACATGGAGTGAGCCGAAGCGGTAA
- the LOC116208807 gene encoding uncharacterized protein LOC116208807 yields the protein MMASSSVESDQSRRVPEQDQNSSSGTRQIPEQDQNSSSGPKQGPEQDHNSSPGSNLPPEAASRSLEGQYPQQSSPPTMAGPYPHQPPHHYHQPHHPHAMGYPPVMGYPPGNPPPPYPENYSPYHNYACAPPMAPHPHAGYYPNPNYLPAHAQPVRQSVSSRFVRGVVIAFIFLIVFSATLLIIDAFRNRPEKPIYRLAAFSVTNFNISNAILTGNWEAKVIVENRCDSFKISLDRFQSSIYHQNPADSLAWNAEGPLSLDAKANTTIILRSSMINSSQPKRPVLDEIDKERKDGLVNFGLMMNMLVHYNLDSEMVWERPLKILCQDIKVGFAAGSTNGTLVIDKPKECSISW from the coding sequence ATGATGGCGTCTTCTTCAGTCGAATCCGATCAATCTAGAAGAGTTCCAGAGCAGGATCAGAATAGCTCCTCGGGGACAAGGCAAATTCCAGAACAGGATCAGAACAGCTCCTCGGGACCGAAACAAGGCCCAGAACAGGATCACAACAGCTCCCCGGGGTCGAATCTACCACCCGAGGCAGCTTCAAGATCTTTGGAGGGCCAATATCCCCAGCAGTCGTCCCCTCCAACCATGGCCGGTCCGTACCCTCACCAACCCCCGCATCACTACCACCAACCCCATCACCCGCACGCAATGGGTTACCCGCCCGTAATGGGGTACCCGCCAGGCAACCCTCCTCCCCCATACCCTGAGAATTATAGTCCCTACCATAACTATGCCTGTGCACCACCCATGGCGCCGCACCCGCATGCAGGATACTATCCTAACCCCAATTATTTGCCAGCACATGCACAGCCCGTTCGCCAGTCAGTGAGCTCGAGGTTCGTCCGCGGGGTTGTCATTGCTTTCATATTCCTCATTGTCTTCTCGGCCACGTTGTTAATCATTGACGCATTCCGAAATCGACCAGAGAAACCCATCTACCGCCTGGCCGCTTTCTCAGTCACCAACTTCAACATCTCTAATGCCATTCTCACGGGCAACTGGGAGGCTAAAGTGATCGTCGAGAACCGTTGTGACAGCTTCAAGATCTCCCTGGACCGGTTCCAGAGCTCAATATATCACCAGAATCCCGCGGACTCCTTGGCATGGAACGCGGAGGGGCCCCTCTCTCTTGACGCTAAAgcaaacacaacaataatcTTAAGGAGCTCGATGATAAACAGCTCGCAGCCCAAAAGACCAGTGTTGGATGAGATCGACAAGGAGAGGAAGGACGGGTTGGTGAACTTCGGCCTGATGATGAATATGCTGGTGCATTACAACTTGGATTCCGAGATGGTGTGGGAGCGGCCGCTAAAGATTTTATGCCAAGATATCAAGGTTGGGTTTGCGGCCGGGTCCACGAACGGAACCCTAGTAATCGACAAGCCTAAGGAGTGTTCTATTTCTTGGTGA